The following proteins are co-located in the Lagenorhynchus albirostris chromosome 2, mLagAlb1.1, whole genome shotgun sequence genome:
- the CELA3B gene encoding chymotrypsin-like elastase family member 3B, giving the protein MTAGHCISSSLTYQVVLGEYDRSEKEGPEQVIPVNAGDLFVHPLWNPKCVSCGNDISLIKLSRSAQLGDKVQLASLPPAGDILPNETPCYISGWGRLYTSGPLPDKLQQALLPVVDYEHCSKLDWWGSALKKTMVCAGGDIRSGCNGDSGGPLNCPAADGSFQVHGVTSFVSAFGCNTRKKPTVFTRVSAFNDWIEETIASH; this is encoded by the exons ATGACAGCGGGCCACTGCATCTC GAGCTCCCTGACCTACCAGGTGGTGTTGGGCGAGTATGACCGCTCTGAGAAAGAGGGCCCCGAACAGGTGATCCCCGTCAATGCTGGGGACCTCTTCGTGCACCCACTCTGGAACCCCAAATGCGTGTCCTGTGG caaCGACATCTCCCTCATCAAGCTCTCGCGCAGCGCCCAGCTGGGAGACAAGGTCCAGCTCGCCAGCCTCCCTCCCGCCGGCGACATCCTGCCCAATGAGACACCCTGCTACATCAGCGGCTGGGGCCGTCTCTACA CCAGTGGGCCGCTCCCGGACAAGCTGCAGCAGGCCCTGCTGCCCGTGGTAGACTACGAGCACTGCTCCAAGTTGGACTGGTGGGGCAGTGCCTTGAAGAAGACCATGGTGTGCGCCGGCGGGGACATCCGCTCTGGGTGCAAT GGTGACTCTGGAGGACCCCTCAACTGCCCGGCAGCAGATGGCTCCTTTCAGGTCCATGGCGTGACCAGCTTCGTTTCTGCCTTTGGCTGCAACACCCGCAAGAAGCCCACAGTGTTCACGCGAGTCTCGGCCTTCAATGACTGGATTGAGGAG ACCATTGCAAGCCACTAG